A genomic stretch from Clostridia bacterium includes:
- a CDS encoding IclR family transcriptional regulator, translated as MENENKALNNSLDKALKLLTYFNADRRIIGLSELSRLSNIPKATVYRLISTLQAHGFISKVSILGKDNQYKLGLRFLEYGKLVSEDLEIRKIALPYMERFRDKVNECVQLIIRDNDEAMYIEKLECTRDIRLYTRTGRRAPLFGGACPRAILTFLPDDEIDRILESRPLVKVTEGTIVNKIKLIELIKQDRQRGYTISYGELEPETVAIGAPIFDHMGSVIASVSVAGPDSRFTEKEIPYLLDELLRTTKDISTALGYIK; from the coding sequence ATGGAGAACGAAAATAAAGCTTTAAACAATAGTCTTGATAAAGCATTAAAGCTTTTGACTTATTTTAATGCTGACAGACGAATAATAGGTTTAAGTGAACTCTCAAGACTTTCAAATATACCTAAAGCAACAGTATACAGATTGATTTCCACTCTTCAAGCCCATGGTTTTATTAGTAAGGTGAGTATATTGGGCAAGGATAATCAATATAAGCTGGGACTTCGGTTTCTGGAATATGGGAAATTAGTTAGTGAAGATCTGGAAATCAGAAAGATTGCACTGCCTTATATGGAAAGGTTCAGGGACAAAGTAAATGAATGTGTGCAGCTTATAATAAGGGATAATGATGAGGCTATGTACATAGAAAAGCTTGAGTGCACGCGGGATATAAGGTTATATACCAGGACGGGCAGACGTGCTCCATTATTTGGAGGTGCCTGTCCTCGGGCTATATTAACATTTTTACCTGATGATGAAATAGATAGAATTCTCGAGTCCAGACCTTTAGTTAAAGTTACAGAAGGAACTATTGTGAATAAGATAAAGCTTATAGAGCTCATAAAACAAGATCGGCAAAGAGGTTATACTATAAGCTACGGGGAGCTGGAGCCGGAAACTGTAGCTATCGGTGCACCTATTTTTGACCATATGGGTAGTGTGATTGCTTCTGTTAGCGTTGCAGGACCAGATAGCCGTTTTACTGAAAAGGAAATTCCTTATCTTTTGGATGAATTGCTCAGAACAACAAAGGACATTTCAACGGCATTGGGTTATATCAAATAA
- a CDS encoding 5-oxoprolinase subunit PxpA, whose protein sequence is MRNIVDLNSDVGESYGTYKLGLDEDVLKYVSSVNIACGWHAGDPMVMEKTIALAKENNLGIGAHPGYPDLIGFGRRNMDVTPKEARNYLIYQIGALAAFAQAAGTSLQHIKLHGAFYNMVSADAVLAKEVAKAIYDVNKNLIVLALAGSELVKSAKELGLKVAEEVFADRAYNSNGSLVSRKLPGSVIHDKNLAIERVKRMVTEGKVTAIDGTNIDINADSICVHGDNPEAVAFVKLIRERLEVDGIQIKSIKEFI, encoded by the coding sequence ATGAGAAATATCGTTGATTTGAACAGCGATGTAGGGGAAAGTTATGGAACCTATAAGCTAGGGCTAGATGAAGATGTGCTTAAGTATGTATCTTCTGTCAACATTGCATGTGGCTGGCATGCGGGAGACCCAATGGTTATGGAAAAAACCATTGCTTTAGCTAAAGAGAACAACCTAGGGATAGGTGCGCACCCCGGGTACCCTGACCTAATTGGGTTTGGAAGAAGAAACATGGATGTTACACCAAAGGAAGCAAGAAACTATTTGATTTATCAAATCGGTGCTTTGGCTGCGTTTGCCCAAGCAGCAGGAACTTCCTTACAGCACATAAAGCTTCATGGCGCATTCTATAACATGGTTTCAGCGGACGCTGTACTGGCAAAGGAGGTAGCCAAGGCTATATATGATGTGAATAAGAATTTAATAGTTCTGGCATTAGCTGGCAGCGAGCTGGTGAAGTCAGCAAAGGAACTGGGTCTTAAGGTTGCTGAAGAAGTTTTTGCTGATAGAGCCTATAATTCAAATGGTTCTTTGGTTTCAAGGAAGCTCCCGGGATCGGTAATACATGATAAAAATCTAGCTATTGAAAGAGTAAAAAGAATGGTCACTGAAGGAAAGGTCACCGCTATAGATGGAACGAATATAGATATAAATGCCGACTCAATTTGTGTTCATGGTGATAATCCTGAGGCAGTAGCTTTTGTAAAGCTTATTAGAGAAAGATTGGAGGTTGATGGAATACAAATCAAATCTATTAAAGAATTTATTTAA
- a CDS encoding NRAMP family divalent metal transporter, with product MTTPKVEAKIGDKKSKMSALIGAAFIMATSAIGPGFLTQTAVFTAQYKASFGFVILLSILIDIGAQMNVWRVIGISGLRGQDIANKVLPGLGYFVAACVALGGLAFNIGNIAGSALGINVLFGMDVKIAAIVSCVIAIVVFMSKQIGNAMDTFAKVLGLLMIVVVSYVAFVTQPPVGEAIVRTFVPLEFSFLTLITLVGGTVGGYITFAGGHRLIDAGITGEENVKEITKASVTGIIIASVMRILLFLAVLGVVAKGLQLDPANPPASAFKLGAGMIGYKFFGVVLWAAAITSVVGAAYTSVSFLRSFSKNIENYYRYWIIGFIVVSTLIFVTVGQPIKLLILAGSLNGLILPITLGTMLLASGNKNIVGDYKHPKWLLWIGILVVLIAVFAGYKSILGIGKLF from the coding sequence ATGACAACACCAAAAGTAGAGGCAAAGATAGGCGATAAAAAGAGCAAAATGTCAGCGCTCATAGGAGCAGCATTTATTATGGCTACTTCAGCAATTGGACCGGGATTCTTAACACAAACTGCGGTTTTCACAGCACAATATAAAGCTTCCTTTGGATTCGTTATCCTACTATCTATTCTCATTGATATCGGGGCTCAGATGAATGTATGGAGAGTTATAGGGATATCCGGGCTAAGAGGTCAGGATATCGCCAATAAGGTATTACCGGGACTGGGATATTTTGTAGCTGCATGTGTGGCATTAGGAGGACTTGCATTTAACATAGGAAATATAGCAGGTTCTGCTCTGGGTATAAATGTTCTGTTTGGTATGGATGTAAAGATAGCAGCTATAGTATCTTGTGTAATAGCAATTGTAGTATTTATGTCAAAGCAAATAGGTAATGCTATGGACACTTTCGCAAAGGTACTGGGCTTACTAATGATTGTAGTAGTTTCATATGTTGCATTTGTCACTCAGCCTCCTGTAGGTGAAGCGATTGTAAGAACTTTTGTACCCTTGGAATTTTCTTTCTTAACGTTGATAACATTAGTTGGTGGTACCGTGGGCGGTTACATTACCTTTGCAGGTGGCCACAGATTAATAGATGCAGGAATCACCGGAGAGGAAAATGTAAAGGAAATAACAAAAGCATCAGTAACAGGTATTATAATAGCATCAGTAATGAGAATTCTTTTATTCTTAGCTGTTTTGGGTGTTGTAGCTAAAGGTTTACAATTGGATCCTGCTAATCCTCCAGCCTCTGCTTTTAAGCTTGGTGCAGGCATGATAGGATATAAGTTCTTCGGTGTAGTTCTTTGGGCAGCTGCCATAACTTCTGTTGTAGGTGCGGCTTATACTTCGGTATCCTTCCTGAGATCCTTCTCAAAGAATATAGAAAATTACTACAGATACTGGATTATTGGCTTTATAGTTGTATCAACACTTATTTTCGTCACAGTAGGACAGCCGATAAAGCTCTTAATCCTTGCCGGTTCACTTAATGGTCTTATCCTCCCCATAACTCTTGGTACTATGCTTTTGGCATCTGGAAACAAGAATATAGTAGGTGACTACAAGCATCCCAAGTGGTTATTATGGATTGGTATTTTAGTTGTTTTAATAGCAGTATTTGCTGGCTATAAGTCAATACTCGGAATAGGTAAATTGTTCTAA
- the pxpB gene encoding 5-oxoprolinase subunit PxpB has translation MYEKGHYLMSGDKGLVVEFGNEISEAVNKKVRNLYLAIKKSQMPGIYEMIPTYRSLLIQYNPIEIEVNKLIEKLMEIEMSLDSIDLPKPRIIEIPTIYGGEFGEDLKFVSEHNGMSEDEVIKIHSSVDYRIYMLGFSPGFPYLGGMSEKIETPRLKIPRTKIPAGSVGIAGKQTGIYPMESPGGWQLIGKTPLKLYDPKSETPIILQAGDYIRFVPIKKDEYVSICSLVEKNQYEIKIVME, from the coding sequence ATGTACGAAAAAGGGCACTACTTAATGTCAGGTGATAAAGGCCTGGTAGTTGAATTTGGAAATGAAATAAGTGAAGCAGTAAACAAAAAAGTAAGGAATTTATATTTAGCGATTAAAAAGAGTCAAATGCCAGGGATATATGAAATGATTCCCACATACAGATCACTTTTAATACAATACAATCCTATAGAAATAGAAGTAAATAAGTTGATAGAGAAGCTTATGGAAATCGAAATGTCTCTTGACAGCATTGACCTTCCAAAGCCAAGAATAATTGAGATACCAACCATATACGGCGGTGAATTCGGAGAAGATTTAAAATTTGTGTCAGAACATAATGGGATGAGTGAAGATGAAGTAATCAAGATTCATTCATCTGTTGATTATCGTATATACATGCTTGGCTTTAGTCCCGGTTTTCCTTATTTGGGAGGAATGTCTGAAAAGATAGAGACACCCAGACTAAAAATCCCAAGAACAAAGATACCTGCAGGATCTGTAGGTATAGCAGGCAAGCAGACTGGTATATATCCCATGGAAAGTCCCGGTGGATGGCAGCTTATTGGAAAAACTCCTCTCAAGCTGTACGATCCCAAGAGTGAAACACCTATAATATTACAGGCTGGGGATTATATCAGGTTTGTACCGATAAAGAAAGACGAGTATGTCAGTATATGCAGTTTGGTAGAGAAAAATCAGTATGAGATCAAAATAGTAATGGAATAG